A single Crateriforma conspicua DNA region contains:
- the mce gene encoding methylmalonyl-CoA epimerase, whose product MQPVKSLNHVGIAVRSLEDQKAFYEGSLGAEFEGVEDVPSQKVKVAFYRVNDVRLELLEPTDPESPIAKFIEKRGEGLHHLAFTVEDLPSRIAELKDEGLRMIDETPRPGAHHTQIAFLHPKSSCGVLTELCQPMKA is encoded by the coding sequence ATGCAGCCCGTCAAATCATTGAATCATGTCGGGATCGCCGTCCGTTCGCTGGAGGATCAGAAAGCGTTCTATGAAGGTTCGTTGGGCGCGGAGTTTGAAGGCGTCGAAGACGTGCCCAGCCAGAAGGTGAAGGTCGCTTTTTATCGAGTCAACGATGTCCGGCTGGAATTGCTGGAACCCACAGATCCCGAAAGCCCGATCGCGAAGTTCATCGAGAAACGCGGCGAAGGCTTGCATCACCTGGCCTTCACCGTCGAAGATCTGCCGTCGCGGATCGCGGAACTGAAGGACGAAGGTTTGCGAATGATCGACGAAACACCGCGACCGGGCGCCCACCACACGCAAATCGCGTTCTTGCATCCCAAGAGCAGTTGCGGCGTTCTGACCGAACTGTGCCAGCCGATGAAAGCTTGA